Proteins from a genomic interval of Rhizobium etli CFN 42:
- the ispG gene encoding flavodoxin-dependent (E)-4-hydroxy-3-methylbut-2-enyl-diphosphate synthase has product MLSAADFDPKPRRASVAVDVGGVIVGGGAPIVVQSMTNTDTADIDSTVAQVAALHRAGSELVRITVDRDESAAAVPKIRERLLRLGMDVPLIGDFHYIGHKLLADHPACAEALAKYRINPGNVGFKDKKDKQFAEIIEMAIRYDKPVRIGVNWGSLDQDLLTALMDENAAAGSPLSARQVTREAIVQSALLSAALAEEIGLPRNRIILSAKVSQVQDLIAVNSMLAERSNHALHLGLTEAGMGSKGIVASSAAMGFVLQHGIGDTIRVSLTPEPNGDRTREVQVAQEILQVMGFRQFVPVVAACPGCGRTTSTVFQELAQNIQNDIRKNMPVWREKYPGVEALNVAVMGCIVNGPGESKHADIGISLPGTGETPAAPVFIDGKKALTLRGPNIAADFEALVVDYIEKRFGRQTAAE; this is encoded by the coding sequence ATGTTGTCAGCCGCCGATTTTGATCCGAAACCGCGCCGCGCGTCCGTCGCCGTCGATGTCGGCGGCGTCATCGTTGGCGGAGGCGCGCCGATCGTCGTGCAATCGATGACGAATACGGATACGGCCGATATCGATTCGACCGTTGCGCAGGTTGCCGCCCTGCATCGGGCAGGCTCGGAGCTGGTGCGCATCACCGTCGATCGCGACGAGAGTGCGGCTGCCGTGCCGAAGATCCGCGAAAGGCTGCTGCGGCTCGGCATGGACGTGCCGCTGATCGGCGACTTCCACTATATCGGTCATAAACTGCTTGCCGATCATCCCGCCTGCGCCGAGGCGCTGGCGAAATACCGCATCAATCCCGGCAATGTCGGCTTCAAGGACAAGAAGGACAAGCAGTTCGCCGAGATCATCGAGATGGCGATCCGCTACGACAAGCCGGTGCGCATCGGCGTCAACTGGGGCTCGCTCGATCAGGACCTGCTGACGGCGCTGATGGATGAGAATGCGGCCGCCGGCTCGCCGCTCTCGGCCCGGCAGGTGACGCGCGAGGCGATTGTCCAGTCGGCGCTGCTTTCGGCAGCGCTTGCTGAGGAAATCGGCCTGCCGCGCAACCGCATCATCCTATCGGCGAAGGTCAGCCAGGTGCAGGATCTGATCGCCGTCAACTCCATGCTCGCCGAACGCTCGAACCATGCCCTGCATCTCGGTCTGACCGAAGCCGGCATGGGCAGCAAAGGCATCGTCGCTTCGTCGGCGGCGATGGGCTTCGTGCTGCAGCATGGCATCGGCGATACCATCCGCGTTTCCCTGACGCCCGAGCCGAACGGCGACCGCACGCGCGAAGTCCAGGTGGCGCAGGAAATTCTGCAGGTCATGGGTTTCCGGCAGTTCGTGCCTGTCGTGGCCGCCTGTCCCGGCTGCGGTCGCACGACCTCGACGGTGTTCCAGGAACTGGCCCAGAACATCCAGAACGATATCCGCAAGAACATGCCAGTCTGGCGTGAGAAATATCCAGGCGTTGAGGCGCTGAATGTCGCCGTCATGGGCTGTATCGTCAACGGACCGGGTGAAAGCAAGCACGCAGATATCGGCATTTCGCTTCCAGGCACCGGCGAGACGCCCGCAGCACCGGTTTTCATCGACGGCAAGAAGGCCCTGACGCTGCGCGGCCCCAATATCGCCGCTGATTTCGAAGCACTTGTCGTCGACTATATCGAGAAGCGCTTCGGTCGGCAGACCGCGGCGGAATGA
- the hisC gene encoding histidinol-phosphate transaminase, translating to MSRYWSPIVSKLRPYVAGEQPRIPGLVKLNTNENPYGPSPKALEAIQQAADDRLRLYPDPAATELRETIAARFGLTAEEIFVGNGSDEVLALTFQALLKHKLPLLYPDVSYSFYPTYSLLYEIEAIEVPVDDQYRIRLADYDRPCGAIILPNPNAPTGTGLPLTGIEALLAAHPDAVVVIDEAYVDFGGESAVPLISKHPNLLVVQTLSKSRSFAGLRVGFALGQQDLIEALVRVKDSFNSYPLDRLAQVAATAAIKDEAWFEACRRKIIASRENLVRDLEALDFEVLPSQANFVFARHKSRSGAALNAALREHGVLVRHFAKPRISEFLRISIGTDEECARLVSALKEILVV from the coding sequence ATGAGCCGGTACTGGTCGCCCATCGTCAGCAAGCTTCGGCCCTATGTCGCGGGGGAGCAGCCCCGCATCCCCGGCCTGGTGAAGCTCAATACCAACGAGAATCCCTACGGGCCTTCGCCGAAGGCGCTGGAAGCAATCCAGCAAGCGGCGGACGATCGCCTGCGGCTCTACCCCGATCCCGCCGCCACCGAATTGCGCGAAACGATCGCGGCCCGTTTCGGACTGACGGCGGAAGAAATCTTCGTCGGCAACGGCTCGGACGAGGTTCTCGCTCTCACGTTTCAAGCGCTGCTGAAACATAAGCTGCCGCTCCTTTATCCTGATGTGAGCTACAGCTTCTATCCGACCTATAGCCTGCTATACGAGATCGAGGCGATCGAGGTGCCGGTCGATGATCAATACCGGATCCGGCTGGCGGACTACGACAGGCCGTGCGGCGCGATCATCCTTCCCAATCCGAATGCGCCGACCGGTACCGGCCTGCCGCTGACCGGGATAGAGGCGCTTCTTGCCGCCCATCCGGATGCGGTCGTCGTGATAGACGAGGCCTATGTCGATTTCGGCGGCGAAAGTGCCGTGCCGCTGATTTCCAAACATCCCAACCTCCTCGTAGTCCAGACCCTGTCCAAATCTCGTTCCTTCGCGGGTTTGCGGGTCGGCTTCGCGCTGGGGCAGCAGGATCTGATCGAAGCGCTGGTGCGCGTCAAGGATAGTTTCAATTCCTATCCGCTCGATCGGCTGGCGCAGGTCGCCGCCACGGCGGCGATCAAGGACGAGGCGTGGTTCGAGGCATGCCGGCGGAAAATCATCGCCAGCCGGGAAAACCTCGTCCGGGATCTGGAAGCGCTGGATTTCGAAGTTCTGCCATCCCAGGCGAATTTCGTCTTCGCAAGGCATAAAAGCAGGTCCGGCGCGGCACTCAACGCCGCGCTGCGGGAGCACGGCGTCCTCGTCCGGCATTTCGCCAAGCCGCGCATTTCGGAATTCCTGCGCATCAGCATCGGCACGGATGAAGAATGTGCCCGGCTGGTTTCTGCTCTCAAGGAGATCCTGGTCGTCTGA